Proteins encoded in a region of the Takifugu flavidus isolate HTHZ2018 chromosome 8, ASM371156v2, whole genome shotgun sequence genome:
- the opn7b gene encoding opsin 7, group member b encodes MGNASENFLLVSNISKDNDFIMGTLYTVLGVLSVLGNGTLLLVAYRKKASLKPAEFFVVNLAISDLGMTLTLFPLAIPSAYSHMWLFYKSTCIVYAFCGVLFGLCSLSNLTALSCVCWLKVCCPNYGNKFSYYHAYMLVAGVWCYSSVFAIGPLSGWGEYGAEPYGTACCINWHAPSTSSAAMSYIVCLFFFCYIIPCTVIFLSYTFILVTVRGSRQAVQQHVAPQNKIANAHALIVKMSVAVCIGFLAAWSPYAIVSMWAAFGNPATVPPMAFAIAAIFAKSSTLYNPIVYLVFKPNFRKFLCRDVARCRRTLGGCLCQRGSAEKTTCQQECNSTRFSNGLPESHGKCRHCPYPQTVSGNRDECTDYSPQQTVRILKGSLHQEVAVSRLSNELQSDFL; translated from the exons aTGGGAAATGCCTCTGAAAATTTTCTGCTCGTGTCCAACATATCAAAAGATAATGACTTCATCATGGGAACTCTGTACACTGTCCTAG GTGTGCTTTCAGTGCTGGGGAATGGAACCCTTCTCCTCGTGGCTTACAGGAAGAAGGCCTCCCTGAAGCCAGCGGAGTTTTTCGTGGTTAATCTGGCCATCAGTGACCTGGGCATGACATTAACGCTCTTCCCTCTCGCCATCCCTTCAGCCTACTCTCACAT GTGGCTGTTCTACAAGTCCACCTGTATTGTCTATGCCTTTTGTGGGGTTTTATTTGGATTGTGCAGTTTGTCCAACCTCacagctctctcctgtgtctgCTGGCTCAAAGTCTGCTGCCCAAACTATG GCAACAAGTTTTCCTATTATCACGCCTACATGCTGGTCGCAGGGGTCTGGTGCTACTCCAGTGTCTTCGCCATCGGCCCCCTGTCGGGATGGGGAGAGTACGGGGCCGAGCCATATGGCACGGCCTGCTGCATTAACTGGCACGCTCCCAGCACGAGCTCGGCGGCGATGAGCTACATCGTCTgcttgttcttcttctgctacATTATCCCCTGCACTGTCATTTTCCTGTCCTACACGTTCATCTTGGTGACCGTCCGGGGCTCCCGCCAGGCCGTGCAGCAGCATGTGGCGCCACAGAACAAGATTGCCAACGCCCATGCGCTCATCGTCAAG ATGTCGGTGGCGGTTTGCATCGGCTTCCTCGCCGCATGGAGTCCCTATGCTATTGTGTCCATGTGGGCAGCATTTGGTAACCCAGCAACTGTTCCCCCCATGGCTTTTGCCATTGCAGCTATATTTGCCAAGTCCTCCACCCTTTACAACCCCATTGTCTACCTGGTCTTCAAGCCCAACTTCCGTAAGTTCCTGTGCAGGGACGTGGCCCGCTGCAGAAGGACCCTGGGTGGATGCCTGTGCCAGCGAGGCTCAGCCGAGAAGACGACCTGCCAACAAGAGTGCAACTCTACCAGGTTTTCAAACGGGCTCCCGGAGAGTCACGGGAAGTGTAGACACTGTCCTTACCCTCAGACAGTCTCTGGGAACAGGGACGAGTGTACCGACTACAGCCCGCAGCAGACTGTGAGGATACTTAAAGGATCACTACACCAGGAGGTGGCGGTCAGTCGGCTGTCCAACGAGTTACAGAGCGACTTCCTGTAA